The Rosa chinensis cultivar Old Blush chromosome 7, RchiOBHm-V2, whole genome shotgun sequence DNA segment TCCGAATTAAGGTGGTTATGCCTGCAACTCCAGATGCTTGTTGGGGTATGTGTTCAATATCCTAACAAGCATATGATCCATTTTCTCAATTTGTTTAATCAATATGTTAACCATATCCCTCTTATAAAATATGTATGAAATATACACATTAGTCCAAATAATTCGCCTGTGTTAGCAAATTACTTGCAGAGTTTGGATTTTCTCCTATGGGTGGATTAATGCCGCAACATTTTCCTCATTTTAGTGTTTTGACTTGGCAAGATGTTCGATGCTTACTTCTACACGTGCACCTAGTTGATGTGACAAAAGTTCCACACATGGAGGATATAATGGATCTGAAATCACTACTATAACAAACAGAACTGGATAAGTGGGGTGAAAGGAACAAGACCCTCTCAAGCAAATATTCCTCTCAAGCAAATATTCACTTTAATCTCAATCAACTAGATGATCAACATCCATAACTGATACACTAATACAGTAACAAAATTGAACAAGCCAGATGATCAATCAGCTTGATGATGTTTCCGTTCAACTTGGGAACCTTTGTTGCAGTGCATCAATCCTCTCAGCATACACCTCAACTTCCTCTGCATACACACGGATATATGCATTAACACAAATGTGCATGATGCATACCTAGAAACGGAGAATGTGGAAAAAGATTGATCGACATGTTTATAATGTACCATCATGTTCGAATTCCTTTTTGATTCGGTAGCCTTTCTGTTGCTGCAACTATTCCATTTGGAATTGCACGGTATGTCGACTTCTGGTACTAATCGCTGATACCTCCCTCTGCTACCTTTTGGTCTCCGGAGTCTCACTGGAGTTGTGAACCTATTTCTATTTAGCTGCTCAGTAATGACATACATTTTCAGTTTGATAATTTGTTGCAAATTTTTCTCCTGTTAGAAAATGTCATAATATTGTGTCGCTAAACTGTCAATCGAACTATTAATAATAAGAAATCTTGTTTTGTTCTAGGAGCGATCTACAATATCTGGTAAAAGATGAAATTATACTTACCTTGTGCTTAGGCTTTGAGCCATTCTTAGGCCAGTGCACCTGTTGGGAATTAGCAGTTTTTCTTAGCTCTTGAGCATAAGCAAGCAGATGAGCCCGGCGATCATAGATGCGTGTTGTCGCAGTCTGATGAGGCTTTCTGCAGATTGTGTTGGGATTAATCTTCTTAATGGGATGATACGAGAGGGAATCTGATTCAACATAGACAGTGATGATGACTTCCCTGTTGTTAGGCCTTACTTTTGTGTCATTGttattcttcatcttctcctctaactcttggtTACCCTTGATTCTGGGATCAGTGAGACGTGCTTTTGCTTGTGATTGAATTGAATGCATTGCCTTTGTTATGTCTAAAGAGGCACTTCTTGAAAACACAGATGAGACAAGTGTTACTCCTGGAAGCAACAAAAACAGATTATGCAAATAAATCAATCCATGAGTAACGCTAATATTGTTGACAGTTTGACACCTACCATACTTATCATCCCACGTATTGTGTTTTACTATTTCTGTTCAATTTACTAAACAGGAATTAATTTCAATCCATATTCCAAAAATGTTCTTAATTTTTATCCTAATCCTaattttttcctaaaaaaaGTACTAACTAAGATCTATGTTTGCTACCAGGGCATCCTTGAGTCTCAGAACAAAGAGGCAAACCACTAGCCTGTCTACCATGCCATGGCAATGACAGCAAGGTTTAGAATATGTTAAAAGTTCTTTTAAATTTGTCATGACCAAAACATTTCAAACCCATTTGTTGTTAAACAACGACAAGCGTTGCCCGTGACCCATTATTGGTGGTTAagtgttgagttttaatcacaaaatgccTCTAACGTGTGATCCACCCACTTTTCTAATGTGGATATTTCCTCTCCTAACACGCCCGCTCACGTGCAACTTAgttctaggtctgcacgtgcaATCAATTAATAAATCTAATTCTAGAAATTGGtcaatataacaatccaaggcctaCATCGGACGCTTGGTAACAATCAAATAGAAATTTCccgatggcaatataaggaacccaaaCTTGAGCCCATGACaattggagacgcaattggagagggatttgctctgataccatgtttaGTATCGATACCATGTTTAGCCTCAGTACAATTGGGTGTAATCCaccaacttataagttatattatcTTTTGTCACTTTTATAATGTGAGATATTTTCTCTCTAACATTTGTTGTTGGAAGTTTAGATCCATAACTCACACACATAGTTAATAACATATGGGATGtgtataataaaaaataaaaaaaaagcgTAGGTGTGTTATTCGTGTTTAAGGACATCTAATttatgtgtttggcccaaactttgATTACTTGtttgagttgtaatagggttagtcttacagatatcTTTGAAGATATCCTAATCATTGTACGACTTGTAAGACTCATATTCTCTtgttgtaatcctctatataaaaaaaccctattatcaatgaaagcacaactcattctctcccaatttcagttttcctaaaacacattatcagcacaaAGCTCTAACCCTAAAATCCTAAATTCGTAAACTTGAAACCCTAGCTACCTTCACCGCACaacttgaagaactcgatcccagg contains these protein-coding regions:
- the LOC112175830 gene encoding uncharacterized protein LOC112175830; translated protein: MVDRLVVCLFVLRLKDALVANIDLRVTLVSSVFSRSASLDITKAMHSIQSQAKARLTDPRIKGNQELEEKMKNNNDTKVRPNNREVIITVYVESDSLSYHPIKKINPNTICRKPHQTATTRIYDRRAHLLAYAQELRKTANSQQVHWPKNGSKPKHKEKNLQQIIKLKMYVITEQLNRNRFTTPVRLRRPKGSRGRYQRLVPEVDIPCNSKWNSCSNRKATESKRNSNMMRKLRCMLRGLMHCNKGSQVERKHHQAD